The following proteins are encoded in a genomic region of Oryctolagus cuniculus chromosome 6, mOryCun1.1, whole genome shotgun sequence:
- the LOC100359278 gene encoding sugar transporter SWEET1-like, translating to MFSIGLSDLRHVQMTRSVDSIQFLPFLTTDVNNLGWLSYGTMKGDGLLMSVNAVGAVLQTLCILVSPLYCPQKPAVLLPTTSLLRFLLQGYAYLWLPCLTPRPGFSCVFTISMYLSLLADVAKVIQTKSTKRLSFSRLPPWSLYGFRL from the coding sequence ATGTTCTCCATTGGCCTCTCAGACCTCAGGCACGTGCAGATGACCCGGAGTGTGGACAGCATCCAGTTCCTGCCCTTTCTCACCACGGATGTCAACAACCTGGGCTGGCTGAGTTATGGGACCATGAAGGGAGATGGGCTGCTCATGTCCGTCAACGCAGTGGGTGCCGTGCTGCAGACCCTGTGTATCTTGGTGTCCCCGCTCTACTGCCCTCAGAAGCCTGCCGTGCTCCTACCAACAACATCCCTGCTGCGGTTCCTTCTCCAGGGCTATGCCTATCTCTGGCTCCCGTGCCTGACCCCGAGGCCCGGCTTCAGCTGTGTCTTCACCATCAGCATGTACCTCTCGCTGCTGGCTGACGTGGCCAAGGTCATTCAGACCAAATCAACAAAACGACTCTCCTTCTCCCGATTGCCACCCTGGTCCCTCTATGGGTTTCGACTCTGA